The following are encoded together in the Malaya genurostris strain Urasoe2022 chromosome 3, Malgen_1.1, whole genome shotgun sequence genome:
- the LOC131437706 gene encoding farnesol dehydrogenase-like — MDIAERMKRWEGKVAVVTGASGAIGSAISKELVKAGMIVCALARRRDKVEKLRASLFDVAGNLNCVECDITEESDVKHAFGWIEGTYGGVDLLVNNAGVITKCLLTEKNNTKDLYTTMETNIIGLCMCTREAVKSMKERDVRGHIININSIFGHKVHQAVPGTRPLNGMYPASKYAVSAITECIRQELVYLDSQIKVSSISPGLVEGDIVANHTSNENDIVKYMPKLKPEDVAEAVLYAITTPEHVQIHELLIKPMGEFL, encoded by the exons ATGGACATTGCCGAACGAATGAAGCGATGGGAGGGCAAAGTTGCCGTAGTAACTGGTGCCAGTGGTGCCATCGGCTCAGCTATTTCCAAAGAATTAGTTAAAGCGGGAATGATCGTATGTGCATTAGCCCGACGACGTGACAAGGTAGAGAAATTACGTGCTAGCCTGTTCGATGTGGCCGGAAACTTGAACTGCGTTGAATGTGATATTACCGAGGAGTCCGATGTAAAACATGCATTCGGATGGATCGAAGGAACTTATGGTGGAGTCGATCTACTAGTTAACAATGCTGGTGTAATCACAAAGTGTCTTCtaactgaaaaaaataacactAAAGATTTGTACACGACCATGGAGACTAATATCATTGGTCTTTGTATGTGCACTCGTGAGGCGGTAAAATCTATGAAAGAACGTGATGTTCGAGGTCACATAATCAATATCAATAGCATATTTGGACATAAAGTGCATCAAGCTGTGCCTGGAACAAGACCACTCAATGGTATGTATCCGGCTTCGAAATATGCAGTATCTGCAATCACGGAATGCATTCGACAGGAATTAGTTTACTTGGATAGTCAAATAAAAGTATCG AGTATTAGCCCTGGATTGGTAGAAGGGGACATCGTTGCGAATCATACCTCTAATGAAAACGACATCGTGAAATATATGCCAAAACTAAAACCGGAAGATGTCGCGGAAGCGGTATTATATGCTATAACAACACCGGAACATGTTCAA ATACACGAGCTTCTCATCAAACCAATGGGAGAATTTCTATAG